The window GTCAAAACTAATGTAATACTTGCTCTTAAGTTACATTTTATCCTACAAGCTCTGTATTTGCTGTCATTGTATGAGCTCTATGATGCATTCTTATTTTGGTAGCTATAAAGAATAGAGTACTTAACGATATTTTGTTTAAACAAAGGAGAACTTTGATGTAGCTAAAGTCCTCGACAGATGATAATATATTTTATGTGTTATATATTTTTCTAAAGGATGTGTCATGTCTTCAATTGTTGTATGCATAGTTCTTATAGTTGTCTCTGGAAGTATTATGGGATTTATAGAAAATGGATATGTCCCAGGTCTGATTGTGATTTTGTGGAAATATATAAAACTTTGTTGTCACTGATCGATAGATCTCAATAGTAGCAAAACTCTACTACAGCTTTGTTGCACCAATGGCAAAGTTTGTTGTTATGCTTTTGCCTTATTTGACTATAATATACATTTCTCTTCATCGTTTTGGAAATTATGTAGAGTACAATATGTATGAAGCTTATTATTGGTATTAAGTATATCTAAATAGCAGATGATCAATTGATGACAAGCTGAGTTAAGTTTTTTTTTTGCGCAACAATTTTTGGCTTATGTTGTGTCAATAGAATGGTTGACTCTTACGGTTTTGTCTTATTTGGGCTCTAATGTTGAAATTTTTTTACCGTACTGAAAAATTTGTGGATGCTTTGTTGCTCTCCATTGTCCTTGGTATAATATTTGTATAAACTTCTTATTGAAAAAGGTGCAACGTTTAAATTACACGCCTTTGCTCTTTATATTTTGATGTCATGTATTTATAGTATACTAAGTGTTATCTGTTGTTCCCTTTTAAATATTTGTAGAAAATAATATACACAATTGTTCATGCATGGTCTTTGTTTCAAACTAAtaaaaaaattcattgaattttAGGTTGCAAAAGTGATTGGCTGACACTTACAAAACTTAAATTTCTTCGTGAATGGATCaccaacaaaaaagaaaacaaccTTGCATAACAACAAAAACTCATGATAAGAATTCCAAGCGGCGTGAACTGTATCGTGACATGGCCACGACTAAAAAGAACGCACTTCTGCTGCAACGCCGCCTCAAAAAGAGAGAGGCAACAACTAATCGTCTTCTTGGAAGTAGAAAATCTATCAATCTTGCTGAATCAATGTCTGCAATTCAGGAAAATGTTATTGTTGGAGGCTCTTGTTCTATTTCAAAAATAGGTTAGAATATCAAAGTCATTATTCCTTATTTCCTCACATATGTGTCTTCTATATGAGTGTGTATGCGCAGTGGTTACGCTCCTGCAATCTCTGTGTTTACAAATTATATTTTATTCCAGTTGCAACTGATCATGATACTTATTTTTCGTCGTTTACTACGTGCAAACATTTAATCGGCAACTATCTTGAACCAGGTTCGACATCAAGTACTTCAGGTAAATCGAGTGCTCCAACTACTGAAATAGTTCTGGTCGATGGTTAGTATCCACAAAACACTTTAACTCTGTTgttccttattttcttcttttctattcCTTAAGGTTGTTTGACATATGCAGGTCACATAAAGAATAAGAGAAATATGAGTAATATTATCCGATTATGCCCTAATTATGTGCCGTTAAAAAAAGTTCCAAACTGTAAATTCTGCTTCGCAAAAAAAAATTTCAGTATGAATCACCTGGATTTTGTTGTGCCCACGGTTTAGTTAAGTTAACTTCTGAGAGAATGCCACTTAGACTGAGAAATTTATATACAGGAACTTGTGCAAAATCCAAACACTTTAAGACATACATTAGAACATATAATAATCTATTCGCTTTTACCTCACTCGGTGCCACTTATGACAAAGATTTAGCCAAGAGAAATCGTTGTATATATACATTCAGAGTTCAAGGACAAATATATCACTTTATAGATGATTTATATCCTAGAGAGAGAAGGTCGAGAATCTTACAACTGTACTTTTATGATAATGACAACGAGGTTGGAAATTGAATCGCTTGTTCCGACAAAATAAATGAATTAATAGTGAAAGAACTGATGGATATACTAAAAGATAATCCATACTCAATTTTTTTGCGATCTTTAACAGCTATTCCAAACTTGCAAAACTTTCATATTGCATTGAATTGTGATGTTGGATTGGATCTACGAGTATATAATCTGCCTATTACAATTGAGATTGCAGCAATATGGGTTGATGGAAATGATAGTGGTGCTACTCATGCACCACATGTTCAGATTTATACTCATAGCGATAGCACACATAAAGTAAACTATTATTTTGGATGTTATAATCCTTTACAGTACCCGTTGTTATTTCCATTTGGCCAAGGCGGATGGCATTGTGGTATTAAAAAGCTTTGCGACCCAGAAAATATTCCTAGAAATTGCACCTTATTTAAATCTGAACAATTTCCAAATATAAAAAAGTTTAGCTCTGTTGATGGATATCTTGATATGGAAGCTCAAAATCTTGAACaaggaaaaaacaaaagagaTGTTGTTCAGTTCGTGAATACTATTGTTATAAGCTCCAAATAagaaatgatgatgaagatgaaatTCTACATACATGTAGATTATTTCAGCAATATTCAGTTGATAAGTATATAAAATTGGAGACACACAGATTGAATTTTGTTTCATTCAATCAAGATTTGTTTAGAATGAGTGTACTGCAATGACTTCTTGATGTATTACGACTTGGTAACGTGATGCTTCCAATGTTGGAAAACAAATATTTCTACCAAATTCCTTTATAGGTGGCCCTAGAGATATGTGCCAACGTTACGTGGATGCTATTGTGTTGGTACAACATTTGGAAAAACCTGATCTGTTTATAACTATGACATGTAACCCATCTTGGATGAAAATAGAAGAACATTTATCATCAAGTGATGAGGCACAAAATAGACCTGATTTGATTAGTCGAGTGTTTCGGGCCAAAATAGAAGAGCTGAAGACAGATATATTAAAACgaaatatttttggaaaagttGTTGCTTTTATGTATACTGTGGAATTTCAGAAACAAGGCTTACCCCATGCTCATTTTCTTATTATATTAAGTAATGAGTACAAGCTGTTGACAAATGAGGCATATGATGATATAATTAAAGCAAAATTACCAGATAGTAATAAAGAACCAAATTTGCACAAACTTGTTCTTAAGCATATGATGCACGGTCCTTGTAGTAGTTTAAACTCGACAAATTATTGTATGAAAAAAGATTGCTGCAAATTCAAATACCCACAAAAGTTTGTTGATCAAACATCAAAAGGAAATGATTCGTATCCTATATATAAAAGAACAAGAGAAGTTGTGCATGTGAGAGGGCAAGATTTAGATAAATCTTGGGTTGTTCCATACAATCCATATTTACTTGGCAAATATAATTGTCACATAAATGTTGAAGTTTGCTCTGACATCAAAGTCGTGAAATATCTTTATAAGTATATTTGTAAAGGACATGATAAAATTGCATTCAGTGTACAAAATAATGATGCAAACATAGAGATAGATGAAGTGAAAGACTAACGGACTACCAGATGAATATCACCTCCAGAAGCCTAATGGCGTCTCTTTGGCTTTCCTATTAGTGAAATGTCTCCAAGCATTTATCATCTTCAGCTACATCTTGAAGGCCAACAATTTATTTCTTTTAAGAGCAATGTTGATATAAATATGATTGTGAACAATCCGATGATCAAAAAACGATGTTAACAGAATTCTTCTATATGAACCAAACAGATGAAGATTCTATAGAGCTAAATTTATTATACAAGGAATTCCCTGAATACTTTGTGTAGTCCTCCAGTAACAAATTCTGGGCACTTCGAAAACAACGCTCTTCTATTGGTCGAATCATAACGTGTCATCCAACAGAAGGTGAACGGTATTATCTCAGATTATTACTAATGCATGTACGCGGACCGAAATCATATAACAATCTTTTAACAGTAAACGGAGAACCTTGTAGTACTTTCAAAGAGTCCGTGGAGAAAAAAGGATTGTTACATTGTGATAATAGTTTGATAGAATTCATGTCTGAAGCAGCAGGTTATCAGATGTCATACAACCTAAGGCGTTTATTTGCTACATTATTGGTCTATTATAATCCTACCAGTCCAAGACAATTATGGGAGAATTTTGAAGAGTCAATGACCGAAGACTATAAAGTACTACAaactaataaaagaaaagaaatacgaTACCAAGCTTTGAATCATATCAACGACATTTTACATTCTATGGGCCACGATGTTAATGAGTATGAACTCATCCCAGAAACTATTCGGCCTTCAATAGCAGCAAAAGAAGCAAAAGAAGTTCATTTTGAAAAATCTATTACTATAAGTGAAGAAGACGTGTTATTACATACGAGATTAAACAAGAAGCAACTAATAGCATATAATGTGATTACTGATGAATATTTTCGAATAAAGCAGGTGCTTTCTTTGTCGATGGTCCAGGAGGAACTGAAAAAACTTTTTTATACCGTGCTTTATTGGCAACTGTACGATCTATAAGATATATAGCTTTGACAACAGCTACTTCAGGTGTTGCTGCTTCTATTCTCCCGGGTGGACGTACTGCACACTcgcactttaaaattcctattgATATTGATGAACATTCCAGTTGTAACATTAGCAAACAAAGTGCACTAGTAGGTTTAATACGAGAAGCAAAATTGATTATATGGGATGAAGTATGGCAATAAAAGAATGCTAGAagtttttgatttgcttttaaaaGATCTTATGAATACAAATGTTTTATTTGATGGGAAAGTCGTTGTTTTAGGAGGTGACTTTAGAGAAACTCTTCCTGTTGTGCGAAATGGAAAGAAAGAAGATTTCATCAATGAAAGTTTGTTATATTCTAGAATTTGGTATGAACTTGAAAAATTACAACTGTCTAAGAACATGAGAGCAAAAATAGATCCTCTATTTTATGATTATTTGATGAGAATTGGAAATAGATAAGAACAAGATAGCTCAACGAATTAGATTAAATTTCCTGATTCTTTGGTTATCCCTTTCACAACCGAAAGAGAATCTTTAGATAAGCTATTCACAGTGACATATCCAAATTTGAATTCGTTCAACTCCAACACATTCTGTACAAATTCTCATGTAATTTTGactacaaaaaataattttataaatgaAATCAATGACATGCTTATTGACCAATTTCCAGGAAAAGTAAGAACATTTACCGGCATTGATGAGACCATTGAATTGAATAATTAAACACAATTTGAAGATTTATTACACAGTTTAAATCCTCCAAGTTTGCCTCCTTATAAATTATCTTTGAAAGAGAATTGCCCCAATATGTTATTGCGTAACTTAAATCCATATGAAGGTTTATGTAATGGCACACGACTGACCTGCTGTGATTTTAAAACTCATGTGATAAGTGCTAAGATTTCAACAGGTGACTTCAAAAATACGCATGTATTTATACCGAGAATACCGTTATTATCATCACAGGATGAGAAAATGCCCATTTCATTTAAGAGAATACAATTTCCAATAAGATT of the Nicotiana tabacum cultivar K326 chromosome 7, ASM71507v2, whole genome shotgun sequence genome contains:
- the LOC107763530 gene encoding uncharacterized protein LOC107763530 isoform X2 codes for the protein MDHQQKRKQPCITTKTHDKNSKRRELYRDMATTKKNALLLQRRLKKREATTNRLLGSRKSINLAESMSAIQENVIVGGSCSISKIGSTSSTSGAFFVDGPGGTEKTFLYRALLATVRSIRYIALTTATSGVAASILPGGRTAHSHFKIPIDIDEHSSCNISKQSALVGLIREAKLIIWDEVWQ
- the LOC107763530 gene encoding uncharacterized protein LOC107763530 isoform X5; its protein translation is MDHQQKRKQPCITTKTHDKNSKRRELYRDMATTKKNALLLQRRLKKREATTNRLLGSRKSINLAESMSAIQENVIVGGSCSISKIGSTSSTSVANTIAFISTNEVKEMSKRRRWANYLTRKYFRRMSWG
- the LOC107763530 gene encoding uncharacterized protein LOC107763530 isoform X1 — protein: MDHQQKRKQPCITTKTHDKNSKRRELYRDMATTKKNALLLQRRLKKREATTNRLLGSRKSINLAESMSAIQENVIVGGSCSISKIGSTSSTSGKSSAPTTEIVLVDGAFFVDGPGGTEKTFLYRALLATVRSIRYIALTTATSGVAASILPGGRTAHSHFKIPIDIDEHSSCNISKQSALVGLIREAKLIIWDEVWQ
- the LOC107763530 gene encoding uncharacterized protein LOC107763530 isoform X3 encodes the protein MDHQQKRKQPCITTKTHDKNSKRRELYRDMATTKKNALLLQRRLKKREATTNRLLGSRKSINLAESMSAIQENVIVGGSCSISKIGSTSSTSGKSSAPTTEIVLVDVANTIAFISTNEVKEMSKRRRWANYLTRKYFRRMSWG
- the LOC107763530 gene encoding uncharacterized protein LOC107763530 isoform X6, with translation MDHQQKRKQPCITTKTHDKNSKRRELYRDMATTKKNALLLQRRLKKREATTNRLLGSRKSINLAESMSAIQENVIVGGSCSISKIGSTSSTSVANTIAFISTNEVKEMSKRRRWANYLTR
- the LOC107763530 gene encoding uncharacterized protein LOC107763530 isoform X4, which produces MDHQQKRKQPCITTKTHDKNSKRRELYRDMATTKKNALLLQRRLKKREATTNRLLGSRKSINLAESMSAIQENVIVGGSCSISKIGSTSSTSGKSSAPTTEIVLVDVANTIAFISTNEVKEMSKRRRWANYLTR